The following is a genomic window from Saprospiraceae bacterium.
CATCAAAAAACAATATATACATCAGTCAGTTTTTGGGTGATCTTTCGGCTTATGACGGTCAAGTCGAATACAAAAAAGTATTGACACATTATCTAAAGGTATCCGGCATACAGCCACTACATATCGTGTTTGACAAACATCCGGGCTATTTTTCTTCTACTCTGGCAACAGTGTATCCTGATGCAAAGACTTATTCGGTACAACATCATAAAGCTCATTTTTGTGCTTGTCTTTACGAAAACGATTTGATATCAGCCACAGATTCTATGATTGGTATCATTTGGGACGGTGTAGGCTACGGTGATGATGGACAAATGTGGGGCGGAGAATTTTTTATGTATGAAAACAAACAGATTACCAGAACACACCACATTTCTTATTTTGACTATTTGCTAGGGGATAAAATGTCATTACAACCAAGACTATCTGCACTTTCACTTTGCAAAAATTTACCGAAAGCTGATGAATTGCTAGTACATAAATTTTCTGATCAAGAATGGGCATTGTACAAAAAAATCCTTCAACAACATGTAAGTATTAAGACTTCAAGTATGGGCAGAGTTTTTGACGCAGTAGCATCATTGCTGGGATTGGGTGATGTTAATAGTTATGAAGGCGAATCTGCCATGCTTCTTGAAGATCAAGCTTACCAATTTTTTAAGGAAAAAGGATTAAATTGGAATGAGAGTTATAACATTGCTGAACAAACAGGAGCTTCTATTTCTATAGCGTCTCTTTTTACAGGTATTCTGGAAGACATTCATTTGGGAAAGGAAGCGACTATGATAGCTGCTAAGTTTCACCTAACCTTGGTAAGAATGATAGAAAATATAGCAAAAAATCAAGGTGTCAAAGTCCTGGTTTTCAGTGGCGGAGTATTTCAGAATGGGCTTTTGGTAGATCTTATTCATCATCATTTATCACCAAAATATAACTTGTATTTTCATAAAAATCTATCTCCTAATGATGAAAATATTGCATTGGGACAAATGGCTTATTTCATGAATTTTGGCTATTCAGTTTAGAAATAATTTACTAATACATGCATTCATTCACTAAACTACAGCAACTCTCCTTAACATTGTGCCACAAAAATCTAAACGTTTTGTATAAGACCAATTATATCTGTTTTTTAGCAATTTCATCAATTCTAATCTTTGGATCATGTGCGCCATCTACAGCTAAAAGTGATGGCAAAAAAAGAGAAGTCACAGATGCTTTTGGAAGAAAAATAATTGTAAGTGACACGATACGTAATATAATCACAATGAAAGCGGGTGCCTTGCGTATGATCTGTTATATGGGTGTTCAAAATAAAGTCAAGTACATCGAAAAAAATGATATAACCCGCAAAGTACCTTATATGATGGCAAACCCACAGCTGAAAAATCTGGAAGTTCTGGGTGTAGGCAACAATTTTGATACCGAATCTTTGGCCATGAGTACAGCTGATGTGATCATCGCTACATATATGACAGCTGCCGAAGCAGATGCACTTCAATCCAAGAGCAATAAACCCGTTTTTTTGCTCCAGTACGGTGACATGGGAACCAATATTGATAAGTTTTACAATAGTCTCAAGGCTTTGGGTACTCTTTTTTATAAAACAGAACGCGCTGATAGCCTGGTTCAATTTATCCAAGAAACCCAAAATGAACTTAAAAAAAGATCCGGTCAAAATATACGTAAAATATCAGTGTACATTGGTGGTATCGCTTTTAACGGAGCTCAGGGCATTACTTCTACACGAGCGCAATATCCACCATTTTTATTTTTGGATGTACACAATGATGTGGATGATCTCAAAGGTAGCTTAGAAAGCATCGGTGATGGCCAGAAAAATATGCTCATCGATCCTGAACAGATATTGCTGTGGAATCCCAAATATCTTTTTTTGGATGTGGCAGGGTCTGAAATCTGGAGTACAGAAATCGATGGCCCCACGTACAGTCAATTGGGCTGTTTAAGAAACAATCAGGTATTTAGCGTGCTGCCATTCAACTGGCATAGTATAAATTATGAAAATTTGCTTTGTAACGTTTGGTTTATAGGCAAGACCATATATCCAGAGTCATTTTCAGATATTGATGTGGAAACGGAAAGTAGAAAAATTTACCGTTTTTTTCTTGGGCAAGATGTGTATGATGAAATGAACAAACTATATCTGCCTTTTCAAAACATAAGGAATGATCAGCGATAAAAAACAAAATCAACCACTGCTTCATTCCTATCGAAACTATATAAAGTCAAAATATCTTTATTTAGTGATTTGTGCGATTCTCTTGCTGTTTTTACTGGCAGCTGGCATTGGTATTGGTCCCACATCTATAGGTTGGGATGATATCATTTCTGCTTTACAGGGCGAAAATAGTGGGTCATCGCAACACGTCATTTTGCATTTGAGAATGCCGAGATTATTTGCAGCGATGCTGAGTGGAGCGGCTTTGGCAGTGTCGGGTGTAGTGATGCAAAGTGTACTTAGGAATCCTTTGGGTTCGCCATTTACATTGGGCATCTCTAATGCAGCCGCTTTTGGTGCTGCGTTTGCCTATATTTTTTTGACTGAAAGCAGTATAATCCATCAAGTATCCGCAACTTTCCCTATCATCCAATCGCTTATAGTCACTTTGTCTGCTTTTGTTTGGGCTATGATTGCATGTCTTTTTATATTATTAGTAGCCAGGATGAGAGGCACCACACCTGAAAACATGATCCTGACCGGAATTATTGCCAGTACATTGTTTACGGCCATGACGTCAATATTACAATATTTGGCAGACGATATAAAATTGGCTTCCATCGTATTTTGGACTTTTGGCGACTTATCCAAGGGTGGATGGAATGAGTTAATGTTACAGTCACTAATTTTAATACCTGTTCTTTTCTATTTTATTAGAAAAAGAATGAGTTTTAATGCATTGGATTCAGGAGATGATGTGGCTTATAGTCTAGGTGTACAAGTATCTTCATTTAGAAAGACTTCCATGGTTTTGGCTTCATTGATGACGGCTTGCATTGTTTCATTTTATGGCATTATTGCATTTGTAGGATTGGTTATTCCACATATTATACGTAGATTGATCGGTGGAGATGAACGTTTTTTATTGCCTGCGTCTGCTTTGACGGGAGCAATTTTTCTGATGCTGTGTGATATTGTAGCCCGAACAGTACTCAGTCCTATTGTCATCCCGGTAGGTATTTTGACGTCAATGATCGGTGCGCCAATGTTCATATTTTTACTTATCAAAGGTAAAAGATATCAAGCATGAAGATGATCGATATTCAAAACATTAGCTATGCTTATGGCAAAACCAAAGTATTGGACCACTTCAGTCATGTTTTTGAGCGTTGTCATTTTACGGCTATAATGGGTGTCAATGGATCTGGCAAATCTACCCTAATCAGATGTATCAATGGGATGAACAAAACATCATCAGGTCAGATTTTTATAAAAAACAAACCAATAGACCAAATGTCCGTGGCTGACATTGCTCAGCATATTGCGTATGTGCCCCAAGTACACCAAAATCTTTTCCCTGCTACTGTTTTTGATACCGTTCTGGCAGGGAGAATCCCATATATGACATGGCGGCCCAAGACAACAGATATAGACATTGTCCGGGACATTCTTCAAGAAATGAATCTAACCGACATGGCACTCAGAGATATCAATCAATTGAGTGGTGGCGAAAGACAAAAAGTATTTATAGCCCGTGCCTTAGCTCAGAAAACCGATGTCATTTTACTAGACGAACCCACATCCAATCTCGACCTGAAGCATCAAATGGAAATCATGACTTTGCTTCAAAATTTAGCTACTACTGGTAAGACCATCATCATGGCCATACATGATATCAATATGGCTTTAAAATATTGTAATCGTTTTTGTATGATGAAAAACGGTCAGTTGATAGCTTCTAGTTTGTCTTCTGAGATTGATCCCCAATTGATAAAAACGGTATATGATGTAGATGCCGAAATTGTTAATATTAACGGTCAAAAAATATTGATTAGTTGATGCAAATCTAAGGGACAGTCGCAGTAACGCTAAAGACGTCATTAAAATCATGCTAAAGTTTGACAAGTTTATAACTGTGATCCAAGTATTATTGAATCAGTCTGATGCCTTACAGGTTTAAATTCAATAGCTCAATGATCAGAATACAAAGCTGCTTTTTTTATACAATTTTAGCTGACGCATTAAAAATGCTGGAAATATGACATTGCAGTTACAAACTGCGACGATCGAGATTATTGTTACTTTCGGATTTTTAGATTAGGAATCACAAACACCTATTCACCAATAAATAAATTTTTAAGCAACTAAATTTTATAAAAAATTGTTATAAATTTTTTTCTTTTGAAATTGAATTCTTAATTATTTGGAATGATGGATAATACAATGCTAATACAAATAACCAATCAAAAAGCGGTAGGACTTTTACATGAGTTGGAAGAATTGGATTTGATTAAAGTGCTTAAAGCAAATTTTGTTCCTGACAAACAAAAACTTTCTGATAAATACAAAGGGATTATCAGTAAAAAGCAAGGGCAAAACCTAAACGAACATATTAAAAAAATGCGTAGTGAATGGAACGATATCTGATTGATACTAATGTTGTGTCTGATTATCTTTCTGATTCTTTTACTGCTGCTGGAATGGCTTTTATGGATATTGCAATTGACGCTATCCCAAATATTTCAATCATTACACAAATTGAACTGCTGTGCTGGGATTCTGATAAAATGACCGCACAAAGCGTTAAAGATTTTATTGATGATAGTGTAGTAATGAACATTAATGCCAATGTGATTTCGTATTGTGTTGCTTTACGCAAAGGTAAAAGAATAAAAACACCTGATGCCATAATTGCCGCTACTGCTATGGCTTAAGGATACACTTTGATTACTGCCAATGAAAAAGATTTTGCTAATATCAAAGGATTAAGACTTATTAATCCACATAAGATGTGAACTTATTTGTGAATCCCGCTAAAGCTCGACAAGTTTTGTAATTCGACACCAAAAATATTAACCCGATGGTCGCAGTTTGCTACTGCGATCCTATTATTTAAGAATTTGCAATTCGTCACCACAAATACCTATAAACTATAGCACAAAATCTAGAAACAAATAGTTTTGTGCTTTATTTTTAATTAAGTAAGATGCGTATTGAATTTACCCCGTTGGATATTTATCCTACGGGGTAAAGGGTAAAGATTTATAAAATAGTATATCGCAATTGCAAACTGAGACAATCCATGTATTTGTTTTACCAAAAATAAAGTTTAGAGTATGTTTAAACTTTTATCATTTGGCTCCAAGCGGCAAATTTAATTTTAGGCAGCGTTATATTTTTCGCCGTAACTTCCGGCTATGTCTGCAAAATATGCCTTGTCCAAAATTAAATTTCCTCACTTTCGCTCAAACATAAAAATTTAAACATACTCTTAATTGTTCTGCTTGGTTACACATATATTCGTTATTTTCTTTCGTTTTACATTAGAAAATATTTACTAAAACTAGTATTTGTTATCATGCAATACGGTACATAGTGTAAATTGCGTCTTCATTTAAAAAACATCGTTTATGTGTCTGGCAATACCTGGTAAAATAAAAAGTATAGAATACAAATACGACGGACTTGTACGTATGGCCAAAGTCCAGTTTGGAGGCATCACCAAAGAAGCAAGTCTCGAGATGGTCCCTGCTGCCAAAGAAGGAGATTATGTCCTGGTACACGTAGGAGTAGCCATCAGTATCGTCAATGAAGAAGAAGCCATGCTCACCTTTAAATATCTGGAAGAAATAGGAGAAATAGACGAACTCGTAGAAGTATCGCAAATAGATAGACA
Proteins encoded in this region:
- a CDS encoding iron ABC transporter permease; the protein is MISDKKQNQPLLHSYRNYIKSKYLYLVICAILLLFLLAAGIGIGPTSIGWDDIISALQGENSGSSQHVILHLRMPRLFAAMLSGAALAVSGVVMQSVLRNPLGSPFTLGISNAAAFGAAFAYIFLTESSIIHQVSATFPIIQSLIVTLSAFVWAMIACLFILLVARMRGTTPENMILTGIIASTLFTAMTSILQYLADDIKLASIVFWTFGDLSKGGWNELMLQSLILIPVLFYFIRKRMSFNALDSGDDVAYSLGVQVSSFRKTSMVLASLMTACIVSFYGIIAFVGLVIPHIIRRLIGGDERFLLPASALTGAIFLMLCDIVARTVLSPIVIPVGILTSMIGAPMFIFLLIKGKRYQA
- a CDS encoding type II toxin-antitoxin system VapC family toxin, whose amino-acid sequence is MERYLIDTNVVSDYLSDSFTAAGMAFMDIAIDAIPNISIITQIELLCWDSDKMTAQSVKDFIDDSVVMNINANVISYCVALRKGKRIKTPDAIIAATAMA
- a CDS encoding HypC/HybG/HupF family hydrogenase formation chaperone codes for the protein MCLAIPGKIKSIEYKYDGLVRMAKVQFGGITKEASLEMVPAAKEGDYVLVHVGVAISIVNEEEAMLTFKYLEEIGEIDELVEVSQIDRQDL
- a CDS encoding ABC transporter substrate-binding protein, which codes for MHSFTKLQQLSLTLCHKNLNVLYKTNYICFLAISSILIFGSCAPSTAKSDGKKREVTDAFGRKIIVSDTIRNIITMKAGALRMICYMGVQNKVKYIEKNDITRKVPYMMANPQLKNLEVLGVGNNFDTESLAMSTADVIIATYMTAAEADALQSKSNKPVFLLQYGDMGTNIDKFYNSLKALGTLFYKTERADSLVQFIQETQNELKKRSGQNIRKISVYIGGIAFNGAQGITSTRAQYPPFLFLDVHNDVDDLKGSLESIGDGQKNMLIDPEQILLWNPKYLFLDVAGSEIWSTEIDGPTYSQLGCLRNNQVFSVLPFNWHSINYENLLCNVWFIGKTIYPESFSDIDVETESRKIYRFFLGQDVYDEMNKLYLPFQNIRNDQR
- a CDS encoding ABC transporter ATP-binding protein, which translates into the protein MKMIDIQNISYAYGKTKVLDHFSHVFERCHFTAIMGVNGSGKSTLIRCINGMNKTSSGQIFIKNKPIDQMSVADIAQHIAYVPQVHQNLFPATVFDTVLAGRIPYMTWRPKTTDIDIVRDILQEMNLTDMALRDINQLSGGERQKVFIARALAQKTDVILLDEPTSNLDLKHQMEIMTLLQNLATTGKTIIMAIHDINMALKYCNRFCMMKNGQLIASSLSSEIDPQLIKTVYDVDAEIVNINGQKILIS